Sequence from the Panicum virgatum strain AP13 chromosome 5N, P.virgatum_v5, whole genome shotgun sequence genome:
AAATCTGAATCCATCCacctgaaaaagaaaagaaataggagTACCATCACAGCAGAACCATTCGTACTGCACTGACATCTCCACCCCCAAAGCTGCAAAAGGAAGAGGATAAACACGGGGAATTATCACCGCCAGCGCAGCGTTAGTGCTGATCCTTTTCCGAGGCTTATCACTGGAGGAGTGAAAGCAAAGCAATCAACCACCTACTCCTACTTCACCGGACAAGTGACAAGCACGGCGGGGTCAAAGACGGAGGACATTCAGATTTCAGACCGCCATGAATGATTGATTCCACACCGCACGACACGCGCTGTAAAATACGGCAATAATGCTGGCGTGCTCCACGGCTCCACCGCATCCACCCACTCGCCGCGCCGTCCAACTTGGCCGGCCAGCGGCCAGGCCTCCTGTCTTTTGACCCTCTCCGGATCGGAGTCAGAGCGGGCAGCTCAGGAATCCTGTAAAtacaaaatataaatttttataaatcatttgcatggtgtattaaatgtaatcaaaaaataaattgcattacaaaaatggactgtaaatcgcgagacgaatctaacgagcctaattagGATGTGATTAGATACTAcattgctacagtaattctgCAGTAAACAAATTCTactgatggattaattaggctcattagattcgtctcgtagtttacagacgagatttgtacttagttttataattagtttatatttaatacttcaaatattgaaaattcttttaaaaaacgcaaactaaacacaccctgtcAGCAGCCTCGGGCCTCAGCTATCAGTCACTGATCCGCTGAGCCGCTCAGTTACCCACGTGGTTGCCCGAGTGATGAGGGCGACCGGCACCGGGCCCCGGGGAAAAGAAAAAACGTTGAGAAACCGGGACGGAGTTCACCACGCCAGCTGCCCGGTCAGACGCTGTCGTCGTCTGCCCGTGGAAGAAAACACCAACACAAACCAAACGCATCGACGTCTTTGTCCGGCCTCGCACGATCCGGACGTCAGTCAGGGCGATGCACCTGGATCTCCTTCGCACGGCCCTTGTTGTCCTCACCTGTGCAGCGCGCGCTGGCGGCCACGATGCCTTCCTGTCCCCGTCGCGCGCCCGTTAGTCGTTCGTGGTAGTAGGAGCAGGGCAGCCGTCaccccaaaaaaaaagttctttgagaaaaaaaagCAGTACTGAAGTCtcctttgagaaaaaaaatgattttttGAGAAAAGAAGAAGTACTAATTTACCGTCGACTTCGCCGGCAGAAGGTGCGGTCCGTCTCCTTGTCGTCGACTCGTCGTCCTCCCCCAACTCATCATCCCAGCGAAACGTGCCTACTCGGCTATGCTCCGGACAGGTGGAAAGAGGCCGGGGGCGCCTGGAAGGTGTCACGAGCTCGTGTGGAATTCCGTCGGATTTGATGCGGGGTGTCACCGGCGATGGGGACTGTCTACTTGCCGGGGACACGGATCACTCGAAGAACACGAATCCGGGGTCTGGTCCGGCCGCCCGCACAGCGCGAGCAGGTGGCAGCAGCCCAGCCCAGGACCGCCAACACCTGTGCTCCCCTGTTGATCCAGCCGAGCCGCGCGTGTAGCAACAGGCCACAGCCGCGCGCAAGCGCAACCCCTTCAACCCCGTCGCTGTGCCCTGCGTCACGGCGCCAATCTGTGTCCGCGCCGCACTGCCACGCTTCGTCTCCGAGCACGAGCAGTGGTCGGCATCCCGAccggccgcgcggcgcggcgccggaggaCTGCCAGCGCTAGTGCTTCGCTCTAGCGTTTTCCCTGTGTGGCTCATTAGTGGGCAGTGGCTGGGGCCTCGGATCGCCATCGGCGAACAGCACGGACGTGCCCCGGGGCGGAAGGTTCAACGGACCGGCGGCGATAACTCGCCAGACACGCAAgccgcgctgccgctgccgccgccgccgccgccgccgccgccgccaccaactgCTTGTCGGCTGCGGCAGGCGTGCCATCCATTCGTTTCGCGCTCCACAAGCCCGAGAGTGTGTACAAACGAGAGGGCGATACGCGAGATAAATCCATCCTCCTGATATTTACATGGATCCTCGTGACCGAGAGAGCCGGGACGGCGAGCTGCTGGAACCAAAGTTTCGGAGAAGCCTGCCATGTCGTTGTCCAACAGGTTGTGACGAATCCGGGCCGTGGCTTGCGCACTGCCACTGGCCGGGGCAGCATCGGAGTCATCGAGTGGTATTTGTTTTCAAATTTTAGAAACTGGCAACGCCCAACCTCACCTTCCTAACATACGCACAGACACAAAGACGATTACTCTTTCAACTCAAGCTCAATGTTTGACACAACTCACAGGCATTCATCCGGCAGAGGTTCGAGATCTTTCAACTCGAAATCAAGACAATCGTGGCCTCCAACAATTCAACTACGATTTCCCCGGACCTTCCAAGCTTCTTCCAAACCTCAGTATCAGTACTACTGGAACTACAGTGACGGCACTAGTACCCCTACGTGCTCGCTCCGTAAGTGGCATGGCTCACGAAGAACGCCTGCGAAGCCATCAGAAAAACCCATGTCAATGTCGGGCGACGAATAGCTTTCGAGGttagctagctgctgctgcacgACTTGGCCCCATCCCGGAGCCTAGCGCAAGCGCGCGTGCGCAGCGCACCCCCCGCGCCACATGTCCTAGCACAGCGAGTCAGCGACCCGGTGCAACCCCTGTCGCAACGGCCACGCTCACCGGCAGCGCTCCAGTGACTGTGAGTGCGACCAATCGATGCACCCGGCCCCGGCAAGCGGCCGCGCCACCCACCCCACCCGCAACCGCGCAGCCGCATTCACTTTGCCCAGCAAGTTCGCTCCCCCCAGCTGTCCCGTCGCGTACTCGCTCGCGTGCATTTCccccggtccggtccggtccaGTCCTGCACACGCCTCAGCCGCTCACCCACCCGTCCCGGCCACTCCCCGGCGCATGCCCATGCAAGCGCCGCAGCGGGCATGGACTAGTTGTAGTAGGCAAggccgccgacggcggcgggcgcgaccGAGAGAACAAAGAAGCCTAGTCTAGACGTCCGCGTTGCGCGCCGGGGCCCCGACCGGGCGGGTCCTAGAATAGGATAGCCACTCCACCCGCCACGCCGTGCCGCGGCTGGGCACCGCGGCAAAAGGGTGGGCGCGGGAATCGGATCGGATAGCGCCGCGCCTCCACCGGCAGGGGCGCCTCGTCGGCGCATCGCGCGCGCatcctttcctttttcccctCCCAACAACATGCGGCCAGGGCGGCTGGGCCGGGCGCGCCGCGGGGCCCCGGCCGAACCGGAGCCACAGGATACGGTCTCATCGGGAACCTTATCGCCCGCCACCGTGCGCGGCACCCCCGCTGCTCCAGCtccgctcgcgcgcgcgccacACAAGCACCCCGCGCGCGCGAGTCGGCACGGTCCCCCGCGCCCCGGGCCAAGGGGGATGGCGCGCACCGCGTCGAACGAGAGCGGGGACAAAAGCGCGCCGGGGCGGCACGGACAGTACTACGTGCGTGTCCGCGCGGACTCGCCTCTCGCGCCGTCGCGTGGGGTCGCCGGACCCGCATCCCCGGCCCGGCCCTGGGCGTAGCGCGGAGACTCGTGAGCGCAAGGCCAGGAGGCAGGCTGCCCCCCGGCGCAGCGGTGGCCGAAAGGGCCACCTCTGCACCCCGGAAGGGACaagcgcgcgccgcgcgcggcatGGGTAGCGCTGAGCGGCTGAGGCTATCTGCACTGGGTACTGGAAGTGGTACGCCACCGTCGGCTCCGGTAACGATGTAGAGAAAAAAAAGCTGCAGCCGGGGACGGTAACTGGTCCGGTATTATTGCGGACAACGCGAGGTCCGACAAATCGAGCGGAGGTAGCGCTCGTCCGCAATGCACAGACGTGGCGCGGGGCCCGTGCACCTTGCGCCATCCTAACCACTCAGAGCTCGAGGTCGCCGGCGCCCGAAGctactgctgccgccgccgtcaccgtcATGGCCACCGTGTACGGatccggccgccgtcgccctcctCTGCGTggatccggccggcggccgcctccaTCCTGTGCCGCGCGGCTCGATCCGCCGACCTGGAGCACGGGGCACGGAGCACCGGTGTTGGTCCTTGCCCTTGAGCGTGAAGCGCGACGGCGCCTTGAGGCCCTCGACGGGGGCGGCAGCGTCGCCGAGCAGGTCCGGCTTGGCCTTGCTGAGGTTGGGAGCCATGGCGACGAGGCGGGCTGGCTTGCGCCGCTGCTGGACGCGGAGCTCCcgaccggcgccgcggcggtggcgaggagcGTCGCGGACTCCGCCATGACCGCCGGCAAGGGAGGGTGAGGAATGGAGGAGGACGATGGGGCACGAGcctggagagagagggggacggccgcggcggcaaGGAGCTCGCCCGCGCGTGTGGGGGAGGAGGGCCACCGCATGCTCGCCGGCTGCCGGTGGGAGGGGTCGGCGCCGGTCCACCAAAaatcgagggaggaggaggtggagggaggccggaggagcGCCTCGCGCACCTTGCCGGGGAGAGAGGAGGCCGCtccccggccgcgcacgcgccgcccACTGCCGGCCATCGTGCACCGACcgtgcgcgcccgccgccgcgccctcccgaCCGCCATTGGCCGCcgcaccgctccgccgccctcTGGCCGCTGGCCGCCGCACCGCTTCGCCGGACAAGGAAGCCGGAGAGAGAGAGCATAGGGGGAGGGGCAGAGACACACGGGAGGCCGGAGAAGATGAGGGgaaggaaagagagaaaaaagaaaagaaaaaaaagatggtaGTCGGATGATTGAATAAAATATGAGATTGAATAAAATATGAGGTAGTTGGGATATAATAGAGATATAGAGTATGAACGACTATGGAGAAACTAAATATAGAGTAAAGAATATTGATGATTAAGACATAATATACTTTTTAGAAAATGAAGGTAGTTGGGATATAATAGAGATATAGAGTATGAACGACTATGGAGAAACTAAATATAAAGTAAAGAATATTAATGATCAAAACAGAATATACCTTTTAGAAAATAAAGGTAGAGTATGGAGTGCAGACAACCTGGATCCGTGCCGAGTCACGCACCGCGGCGGGGCCAGTGCCGAGTGCGCACTCGCCGCAGGACGCAGCCACGCAGGTGTCCGTCCGTCCACTGTCCGGTCACAATCCGATCCCGTTTGTACTAAAGAAATGCTCGGTCACCGAACAAAAGTCCAACGACGAACGCATCGGATCCAATTTTCCTAGATACTTCACATTTACGAACTCGATTTGTTTACGCCCACGCCCGTGCACAACCTATTTCCGGCGCATAAAACTACTACTCCAATGAACCGAAAAAGGGAGCCAGTCCAATGGCTAAGCAGATCTAGTAGCACAAGTACTAGAATATCAAAGCATCGCCGAGGCATTCCCACAGAAGAACCTCTGATTACAACCACGATCACGGCATATGCATCGGCAGGCATTAGTCAAACAAACACTTCGCCTCACGAACTCCATTCTGGAATCGCACTAGCACAGCACCAAGAACACAAGAATCCCAGCTAAATAGAGAATGAGACGGCTAGAGCACAGCGATATAATTTCAAAGCTTATTTTCCTTTCATAGCTTAGGAGTAACACTCAATGACTTGTCCACTATAATGTCTTGACAAGCATTACCATAACATTGGAAAGAACAAGATTTAACCACTACTATAACTTACCATAATGTAACCTACCAAAATTACCTCTCAAAAGGCTAGGTTGGAACCGGAGATTTTCCTTGGGCGCGAGCAGATGGAGCTGCCCGGGGAAAAAAATCCAAAGAAATCTCCGTCCCAAGAACACTCGCAGGCCCATTTATCACACCAACAAAGTACTAACACTAAGGCACTTCTTAAATCACACGCAGAAATCCACGGTTTGCAGGAAGTCGTCCATGCCGCGGCCGAGGTCGCAGCCGGGCAGCTCCGGGAAGACGTCGTTGATGTTGTCGAGGAGGTCGAGGTCGTCCATCTCCTCGTCCGCGATGTCCCCAAACAGCAGGTCCTGCTCCTCGTCCAAGCAGAAGGGCGCGTCGGAGACATCCAAGGCGTCCAGGCCGGCGCGGAAGTCCATCGGGTCGATGTCGGGGAGCTGCAGCCCGCGCAGAAGGTCCTGGTAGAACTCGGGGTCGTCCGGCAGCTGCGCAGATTCGCTGGACGGGGGGACGGGAGTTGCAACCGGCTCTGGAGACTCCGGCATCGGTGCAGGCTTGGTACTCTCGAGCACGGAGGACGGCGACGGGTGGGCGAACGGAGCAGCCGTGGTGGACGACGAAGAGGATGCAGTCGGTGAGGCGCTTGGCGAAGTAGCTGGTGAGGAAGCGGGCACAGgttgcccgcggcggcggcgcttctcCTCTGCGAAGCTCCCGGAGGCAGACAGGTAGGCGGCAGAGGCCGCGCCGGCGGTGTCGAAGGTGCCAAGCCACTGCCTCTTGCCGGTGAAGGGGTTGCGGATCTCCGCCGCCCACTTGCCCCACTTGCGGAGCCTCACGCCACGGTAGCTCTCCGGCGTCCCGCCGCTGGTGGACGCGGCCACAGTGGCCGCCAGCAGAACCGGCTTTGCAGGGGCCTTGCCGACGAACATCTCAAAAGAGAAGCGCTTGGACCTGGCCGTGCCGGCCTCGCCTTCGTCGTCTGAGTCCGAGTCCGTCGCGTCAGGGTCCTCAAAGAGGACGCGGACGCGGCGCCTCGGCATGACAGGCGCcggtggctgctgctgcggcctgGCCTTGAGGAGAGAAGCGGAGGGTTTAAGGCCAAACCCGGAGATCCTCTTGCTCTTGGGCTTCTTCGCCAGGGCCTTCTTGATGAGAATCTGCTGGTGGTTCAACGGAGCCATCTCTCTTCTATCTCTTGTGCCGGGAAGGACTCCAAAACTTGAAGCCAAAATTGCCAAAACTGAAGGGGAAAAACTCTAAAAAGAAGAAACTTCCTCCGATGGGTGCAAAAATTGGACGGAGCCGGGCGAAATCGACCAAATCTGTCAGTCTCCTCGACAGAAGCCACACGGCCTTATGTGGAGGAATCCGGAATACTTCATCCCGAACCCGTCCCTGCAGCATCACAAGAGAGAAATCCGTCAAAACCCCATGAAAACCCAGGCAAAAACTCCCCAGATCTGGACGAACCAGGGCCATAAACCCGGTCAAAACCTCCCAGATCGGTGCAAAAGATGATATTTTCGCTGGGTGAGAAAAAAGGGGGCGGAGCGGCGCACGGACCTGAGCATCGACGAGGATTTGTTCCAGCCGTTGAGCCCCTTGCGCATAGATCGGCTGGAGCAGGCGagggcgcggaggaggacggcgacgaTGAGCGCAACGACCACCAGATCGGAGAAGGGGCAAGAAGACATATACACGAGAGCTggctgcttcttcttctccgacgccggcgccgtcgtcgtcgcctccggCCTCCCGCACACTCGCTTAAACCCCAACCCAAAGCGGCCAGAGGAGCAAAAGGGGTTGgccacgcctccgccgccgatatTTAATCCCCTTCCCCATCCACGAGGTGGTAGTGCCCGCCGCACCACGCGAGGCACCGTTCGTCACACGCCCGGAGTCTTCCCCGCACGCCGACGCGTGGGTCCAACTTTCCAGCGGACCCACACGTCATCGGGCTCTATCCGCCTAACGCAAAGCGAGAAAAGGGCGGGCGTGATGCGCTGGCGGTGGTCGTACTTAAGATCTGCCCGGGCTCTTCCAAACGCACAGAATGACTCGTGGGCCCATTCTACCATCCGACCCCACGTCAGCGCTAGAACGTGTAGGTTTGCCTGTAAAGAAGTACCTACTGTTGCGTTCAACGGCCGGGAGACATGCTCAGGTTTtacctgacatgtgggtcccctCAGGGCGTCCCCACTTATCATCGAGACGAGAAACGATGGCTAAACAGTGGGGACCGGTGAGTGTCTCGGTGGGGTTTACTGTGAACGGGCGATGAGAGGCCGGCGATGGCGAATGATAAAGGGTTAATTGGGttcgtgccattacaattctgcGAATTCGGAGTTATGCAATTATTATTCATCTATTTGGAAACATGGCATTACAATTTCCCATTTACCCGGCTCGTGCCATTTTCTACGCTTGAATCGTCTTTGGGCCCATTTCCAGACCGTATTGTACGTATGAAGCTGATTCCATAGCTCAAACTTCTCCTGCAGCCGAGCCGAGTCGAGCAAGAGTAGCCATACCCAGacggcggagggagcagggccccgccgcgccgcctgggACGGGGCCACGCCACGCCGTGCTCCTTCCTCTCGCGCCCGCCGCGAGGAGGCCCCTGGTCTGCGCCTCCCTCCACGGCCCGAGCTCGAGGcccgccatggtcgccgccgccatggcctccgagCTCAAGCAGGAGGacggccgagctccgccaccgcagATCCGCTCGAAGCTGGCCGGAGCAGCGCCGGaacgagggagggggagggagcagGCCGAGCTCGGAGCGccaccgccatggccccgcgcccCGCCGGCGTGGGAGGGGAAGGGAGCTccgcggggcgcgcgcgggcgccatggccacgggcccgagctcggagcgccgccgccgccggtaggggagggagggagggaggtgctgccggtagtggagggagggaggtgccGCTGGTagtggagggagggaggtgccGCCGGGGAGCGCCGAGCTCGAGTGATGCCGCGGCGCGggggccgccgcctcgccatggcctcGAGGTACAGGGGCCGACGGAGCTCGAGGCGCAGAGGGTCGGAGCAGGGCCACGCCGAGCTGGGGGGGCACCATGGCGCCGAGGACAACTGCCGAGGCCGAGCAGGATGAGGACCCCATCGGGCTGCCACCTTCACTCATGCTGGGCTAGAAGCCGGTGCCAGAGACGaacgcgaggcggcggcggcgtacgcgAGACGAGGCGGGGTACGCGAGGGGCGGCGGAAGCGATTGGGGCTCGGCTCGCTCTAAACCGATGGGCAGGAGAAGTTTGAGCTGTGGAATCAGCTCCATACGTACAATACGGTCTGCAAATGTGCCCAAAGACGATTCAAGCGTAGAAAATGGCACGAGTCGGGTAGAgggaaaattgtaatggcatatttTCAAATAGACGAATAGTATTGGCATAACTCTGAACTCGCATAATTGTAATGTCACGAAGCCAATTAACCCAATGATAAACCCTTCACATGCACGCCTCTCAAGAATATCCCGTGCTCTCCCTGCCCGGCGGGACCCGCACGTCGTCGGGCCCACTTCAGTGCGGACTAGGCACAGCCCAGATCCAACGATGTGTCTGGGATCCCTCGGGCCCCACCTCCCGCGCGGCCCGCTCTCGGCGTTAAGGAAATCAACCGGTTTGAAAATAGTAATTGCCTCATTTAGGCACCCCTGTTTTTACGGGAGTAAATCAGGTAAAAATAAATGGTAATCAGGGAGTCACGAGAAGGGCATGGCCCCCATTCCCCATGTCCGCCTCGCTAAATTTTGAGCTTTACCGGTTTCCACAGGCGAATGTGACCCCCGTCCCCCGGGCCGGCTACTTTTCCGAAAACTCTGTTTTGAGCCCGGTTACTCGTGAATCTGTTATCCTGGGCGCTCATTATATATCGAGATGTGTGATCGTTTGTCCCATATGGAAGTATTCATGGGCTACGAATTTTTTTGAATGCGTATTTCGGCCCGGGGTATACACCTTTGGCAGGTTAAAGCTGGCAGCAGCTAGGGGTCcattgttgtactgttttctcttgggctgtgtttagttgtaAAAAGGATGCGAAAAGTGTTTGcgcaaaagattcgtctcgtaacgtacatcaaaactatgcaattagttttttatttacctatatttagtatttcatgcatgaatcatttgctatatttaatatttcgatgtgatggaaaatttagaaagtttggaggagttagggggaactaaacacagccttggtTGCGGTGACAGAtgttgtttatatttttttgcCGGCGCCCATTGTTGTGGTAACTTGTGGCACTGGGTGACTCGATGAAACGTGTGGCATATTTTTTTGCTGGCGCCCATTGTTGTGGTAACTTGTGGCATTGGGTGACTCGATGAAACGTGTGGCTGCTGTTCGTTAGCTGTTCGGcctgtttgaattttttttgatatTTCACAGAAGGTGGGCAGTCGCTGGGTACATGAATATACAGTGAACGTGGCACAGGGGACAGGTGAGTACAGGGGACTTGATTtgttggtgagttttcgttttaccgagtataattgagctttagctaccgggcgcatcgctgtggtttcgttcaaatctattcaaaagttatcgagtttatctaggctttgacttccgggcgcattgctgtcgtctcgtctagatttattcatcaattatcgatatcgactagatttgtaggttttcctatgctttttgaccattatcacatctaaaaacatactagatcggctttaggttttggagtaacacttttgttatctcaaaagtcggtttagatctatttttagcttcacatcatctgagttacacattggtagcttagatcttgtcatacatataCGACTGGAAAGCCgattttgtcgtttagtgtatcggctgatcctgccgatacgcTCGTTTACTATGCgtttgcatttaatatctttttgtcgtttATAGATTCGGCAAAACTTGCCGAaacgcccatctgagagatattcggaatcccagccgatatgctctcgaatttgactttgttttctctcttgtcaatttcaggtcaaattgactggcacgcttggttgactatCCGTGgctcggcgaacacttg
This genomic interval carries:
- the LOC120672728 gene encoding ethylene-responsive transcription factor 3-like translates to MAPLNHQQILIKKALAKKPKSKRISGFGLKPSASLLKARPQQQPPAPVMPRRRVRVLFEDPDATDSDSDDEGEAGTARSKRFSFEMFVGKAPAKPVLLAATVAASTSGGTPESYRGVRLRKWGKWAAEIRNPFTGKRQWLGTFDTAGAASAAYLSASGSFAEEKRRRRGQPVPASSPATSPSASPTASSSSSTTAAPFAHPSPSSVLESTKPAPMPESPEPVATPVPPSSESAQLPDDPEFYQDLLRGLQLPDIDPMDFRAGLDALDVSDAPFCLDEEQDLLFGDIADEEMDDLDLLDNINDVFPELPGCDLGRGMDDFLQTVDFCV